aattatttttgCACCAAGTCTCCTTAAATGATAAACATGTTAGGAAGAATGTAGACACAGGGCTAGTAAAAGAGGAAGCTGCATGAACAGCATGCTGAAGTCCTTTGGACCACTAAACAAACCCTCGTGGATTATCCTCCAGCATCCACTGCTGCTCACTCATGGAAGTGGCCCCATAGAGGGAACTGTTTTTGAAAGACTTCCTGGACAGAGTAATCTGGTTCAAACAGGTCAGTTCTTTAATATCCCACTGTTTTAGTCTATTGTggattgctataacaaaatatctgcgGCTGggcaaattataaataaatgcagtttagctcacagtttggatGGCTAAAAGTCCCAAAACAGCTCCCTCACGTAAGCCGCTACTGAGGCCTTTCTGACAGCAACACAACATCGCACATGGCATCATGCAGCAGGTATTTTCAAGAGTGGCCAGTGACACATGTGGAAGAGGTCACATAGTAAAAAAGAACACAAGAAAGCAAGATGAAGAAGCCAACTCTTGATGAAGCATCTGTTGAaatgtcttctctttcatttccaattttatttgagcctcttccatttttttgttaGTTTAGCTAAAAGATGTTTTTGGTTTGTTGTCTGTTTGtctgataccagagattgaagccAGAGGTGTTCAACTAATGAGTAACTTCCtactactttttatattttattttgagacaaagttttgctaagttacttaggacctcactaagttattgaggctgcatttgaacttgcaattctcctgcctcagcctactaagCTGCTATTATTTCAGGCATGTTCCACCGAACCCAGTGTTAAAGagctggttgatttttttttcctatttgtacaaaaaaaaaatcttagctttattgatttttttactactttattttttatgttctaaTAATTGTGATGTCCTTCATTCTGATTACTTGGACTTAGAGTTTTCCTATTTCCCTGTTCCTTGAGGGTTATTGCTATCAGCTGCCCTTACAAGATGCTTTTGATGAATCTTAGAAGATTTGGAATGTTCTGGTTTTGTTTGAAccaagatatttaaaatgtttcccttTATTCATATCGGACCCATTGGTTGTGCCAGGGTGCATTGTGTAATTTCTACACATTTGTGGATTTTTCCAGTTTTCCATCGACTGTTgacttctagtttcattccattttgttcAGAAGAGATACTTAACAATGTAACtacaatcttttaaaattgttggGACTTCTTCTGAAATGTAACATGTGATCAGTCCAGCAACATGTTCTCTGCCTGCTTGAATAGAATGTGTATGCACTGCAGCTGGGTGGCATGTTCTGTTCATGTCTTATGGGTTTCTTTATTCTATAGCGTTGTTCACATGTGCTATTTACGTATGAACTATATTTATAGTATTATAGCCACAATGGAAAGCAGGGTATTGAGGtcttttactattattatattgCTGTCTATGTCTCTCTTCAGACCTGTCCatatttgtttcagatatttAGGTGCAATGATGTTGTGCACAGagatatttataattgtcatATATCTTTCTGATGAATCAATCTTTCCTCATTACATAATGAATTCCTGTGTCTTTTGTGACAGTTTTTTTCTTAGCATCTTGGACAGAGAGTGGAGATTAAAATTATGTGGTTGCAGACCAGGGAACTACCAGAAGCTGGGAGAGAAGGCTGAACTAAATCATTCCTTAACAACTTTAGAGGCACTAGGGACCTGAGGATACCACCATGTTGGACTTCTGGCTTCTAAAACTGTTATACAGTAAATTTCTGAGGTTTTTTAGGctacatattttatattcctttacCATGACAGACCTAGCAAAAATAATACAGACATGAAAACCATCAAATCAAGTTTGGTCCCTTAAGAACTACTGACAAAAGTGTGGGGAAGGGGGAAGGCAAGAGAGTCCAGCTGCAGACATACAATGTCTCTGAGCCACTCATTGGCCTTAGGAATAAAGATGCCAATGAATGCTGATGTCTGGGTGTCtccagaaatgttttaaatgagctcaatttttttcccctggaactTGATGTCCTTCAAGTGTTCCACAGTGTGGCACAATTTTGAAGTGAACTGAGACCAAGGTAGCTGTATGAGCAAAGTGCATATTGTATATGAGGAACATATAGAATATGAGTAAGAAAGTCTTATTCATATTGAATGGTTATTGGGACACAATCAATGAGGGTAAGGAAGTCAGAGCTATTTATATTGAGAAGTACGTAGCAAGAAAGTTTGATAGAGATAATAGAGCCAGAGTGAAGAGGAATCTGGGGTTGTTGCCATGTCCTTCTGAATTCTGAGAGACTCTTGTTGCTAGGAAGCTCAATCTAGAACTCAATCAAATGAGAGACAATTGAAGGGGAGGGGATTCATATTTCTCTTTGTCATGAGAGTTCTCTAGAAAGTCTTTGTTGGTGGGTGTCAGAAATGAGACACGAAGGGGGCTATACCTAGAAATAATCATGGGAATCATCATTTCATCTGTAGGTAAGTCATTCAAGAGTTTATCTgaagaagagaaatttaaataatgagGACatgaatgaacacacacacacacacacacgcatacgcACACACACTCAATAAAACTATGAGGTCTTGGCAGTTATTCAGATCTTGAAGAGGATTATGTACTTTATAAAttccttttctactttatttGGTAGGAATACTATAAACCATTTTTAGTGTATTGTTACTCAAGTTTGAAAACACTGAATGAGACTATATAAAAGAGTGAAGTGTAGGTGTTAATTAGAATACAGAGATTGATGGATTTGATGACGTTTTGGTGCATGACGGTCACTTTGAGGCCTCTGTACTATTATGACATTATTCTACTTGATGAATGAAAACAGGGTCTTGGCATCTGGAGTCATTGTACAAAATAATGTAATGTGTGAAAAAATAGTCttccttaaattttcttttgagtttgtTTTCCTAATACCTGCTTGCAAGATGAGGTGTTAAGAATACATTGTGAGAGATTTATTTTGCTCACTCTCAACAATGCACACAAGTAATCAATGACTATTTCTATCTCAACAAAAATCTACACCCCTTCGTAATTACTAAATACATGTAAAGACATGGAGAGCAAAGATGCAGATCAAAATTTTACCCATGATTTGGAGAAGTTATCCACAAAGTTTCCTTTAGTGACCTTGCTTACTTCTGTGGGTTTTTAGCCAATGTGAAGTTAGCCACCTCTTTATTTTACTTGATTACTCCCCCAAGCAATCAAGGTGctcttctcattttaaagatCAGGATTGTATCTAACCTCAGACAGGTCCCCTGCTACTTATGTGaaatgacaaaggaaagaaaagaaaatcacttgaTCCTGAATTAAATAGCACTAAATGAAAAATTCTTCATTTACAACTTAAATTAACATTATGCAATTTGATAATCATAAcaaattgcaaaaacaaaacagtattgaTTTTCATTTGAGGGTCCTACCCGTTAATAAGgaaattgaggggaaaaaacagaaattagagGAAATATGTTGGACAAAatgcacagatttttaaaaggatggaagtatttaaaatcaatatttgtttGTAACTTCATTCTTTAGGGTGAGCTATCAGGCTATCTTTTTCTAGTAttatgtgtcttcccttcatACCCATCCCCCTAAATAGACTGCTGCAATTTATTTCCCCAGAAGTATTGACAGTGTGTTGTCACAGTAGCGAAAGCATTAATCCAGACTGGGTTGAACACTTTGGTCAACAGTGGTTGAACAGATAGAAACTAGAGTTGGGTTATGGGAGTGACAGGTCAATGAAGAAAACGTGAAAAGTGGGAAAACATGAAAGGAAACCTTTTGTGTGTCCTCTGTGAAGCTGATGAGTAACTTTTACTTAAGAATAAAGTTATGGCTAATGAATATGTGAGAGTTGAGATGTTCAAGCATAATGATATGATATAGGACATAGCTGTCAGTCAATTGCTAAAGGTGGCTGAGCACAAGTTGTAACAGTAATAAACACATCTGGGAGCTTGTGAGTTGCCCACATGCTTGCTTAACATAGTGAGAACATGAATAAGGTTGTTGATGGAGAAGAAAGAAGCTGTAGACACCCAACACTTTCTGGCTTGTGCAGCATTGATCAGGAGGTTGTTGAAAGAATTGGGAAGAATGGGAATAAAGGTTGGAGGAGATGACTGCTAGTTTTTTGGTTTGGAAGTGGCTTTGGCAACAAAAGCAAGTTATGACTGAATATCTGGTCTGTATGACAGAGTGGGTTTCTGAAAAACTAAGTCACCTCCAATATGTGCTTGGCAAATTGTTGACtcaaaaaaattttgtaaaataaactaagaaaaaggAGTTCTCCATAACGAAGTTTCACCAGAGGAAAATCTTTTGCTGTGTTTAGTGAGAAGTTTCCATGAGtgataggaaaattattttaaagagagagaaagctcaAAGAACTTATAATCaagatcaaagaaaaattaaggagAAATGGGGTCCAGGAGGAGAATGGTTTTGAATACAGACACTTTTGCGTTTGAATTTCCAATTGTGGAAAGTGGTGTTTGATCATTGTGTTTTAGATCCCTTGTCACAGATTCCACTTTCCTCTACTGCCATTGTTTCTCTTTCACCCCCAGTCAGCGTGATGGTTCTTAATGTCATCACTTTTAAGTTATCATGGCTTTAATGATGTCATGAAAACTATGAATACTCTCAAAAGGGCAAGAAAAACAGGCATTTTATCTGGAAAGTATTGAATGCAATCTAACAGATTCTTAAAGTATATCTTCACTGAAACCACTGTGGAAATTTATGTTCCACATCATTTACCTGTATCATCCTGTGATATTTCCCAGGCATGCTGCACAGTATCTGCATATTCTGCAGTCCATTTCCTACTTTGCTTGATAACAAAGCAACAAATCAGTATTGTCAGCCAGGAATGGTGCTTTTATCAGATTTCTCATTTGCACTCATTCATCATAGGATTTTTGTATTCTCAAAATGATTGTTTAATCTCTATTTTTGTAGGTTTTCTCATTTCTGAGACAAATCCATGGGAAGGTTGATCTTGGAGCAGTTTCCTCAGGATCCTGAAATGCCAGGGATTTTGATGCCTATGCTCTGGTACAACATCACCTGCACTGAAGCTTTCCTCCATTCTCCCAGGGTTCATTGATTTCCTTTTCATATCAAGAGGCTTTATTTTGCTCCCAACCTCCCTATTTCTGTTCCTCTTCCAGCTAGTTTGATCTACTTTTCTTTATATGCAGccagagattttgaaaatattattttttgtatgaGTGTAATCCCATAAAACACCTTTCAGTAACAAAACCAAGTTATGTGTTCCCCCTTCCAACTCCACTATTGCTTGCTTTATGCCTGAAAATATCCATTACAAGCAGATTCCAATACCTTTGAAGGACAATTGGTGCTTTGACATTGAAATCCGACAGAATTGGAGGAAGATCATACAAATCATAATTAGTTGCATGGAAGCCCATATTAAGGATCATCAAGAAAagtaatgtatataaaattgttttgCATATTTCTCCTGAGTAATGTGTGTAAATAGTCATTTGATATAGGAAAGACAACcaattattatttattccaaGTCAATTTGTATATATTGTAATTCCTCATCAAAACAAGGTATATATTCAGCTTTTCACTCAGACtctggttttaaatatttattgggaaAATGTTCCCACTTGTACATGTATTTAGAGAATGGTTCATGAACCCACGGGTCCTCCGTCTGTGTATGGCAAATTTCAACCAATGGGCAGTTGTCATTCTTTTCAACTCCCACAGTCTGACTCCACCTCACCAAAACTAAAGAGCAAATCCAGTGCATTATATGGAGTcataccctaaaccaaacactaatgcATTTTAACCCATACCCTGCTATTCTTCTCCACCTTAGACTTTTCATAATTTAGCTAGCCCATCTCTgcccttgttttcattttttcttttagttgtgttGCTCTGATGGATTGACTCTGCCAGAAGACATCCAATTAAAGGTCACTGCTGCTTGCTACCAAGTCAAAGGGAGGAGACAGGACAACAGcacctcctgccctgccccattGCCTCCAGTCATAAACCATGATGGCTGTGGGTGAGGCCCTGGTGCATATGAGGATCACTGTCCTGCAGCTCTACCTGGGAATATTGCTCTTCCTTTCTGAATGGGTCCAGATTGGGCACTCTCAACACTACAGCCCCCCAGAAGTAGTGATACCCTTGAGGATAACTGGCACCCATAGGGTCATGAGACCCCCTGAATGGATCTCCTACAGTCTTCACTTTGGAGGCAAAAAACACATTGTCCACATGAAGGCCAAGAAACTTCTGGTGTCCAAACCCTTCTCTGTGTtcacctacacagaccagggtgCTCTGCATGAGGACCACCCTTTTGTCCAGAGTGACTGCTACTATCATGGCTATGTGGAAGGGGACCCAGAATCCCTGGTTGCTCTGAGCGCCTGTTTGGGGGGCTTTCAAGGAATGCTAGAGATCCATGACAATGTTTATGAAATCAAACCCAGAAGATTTTCTACCACATTTGAACATCTGGTTTATAAGATGCGCAGAGAGAagacacaactccagccccacagaTGTGGACTAACAGAAGAAGAACTAGCACGACAACTGACACTGCAAAGGAGTGATAATTCCAATCTGAAGCAAAGTGGCTACGAAGGGTGGTGGACCCACACATGGTATCTTGAAACAGTTTTGGTTGTAGACTATCAGCGATTCCTGTATAAGAGAAGTAATGTTTCACTTGTGGTACAGGAAGCATTTGTCATTCTCAACAATGTACATTCCCTTTTAAGTAAATTGGATGTTAATTTGAGTTTACTTGGAATTGAGGTCTGGAATGAAAAGAACTTTATCAAAGTGACTAATAACATATTTAGACTCCTGGATGAGTTTTGCAATTGGAAGAGAATCAGCCTTGAATCTCGCAAAAAACATGATCTTGTACATTTTTGGGCAAAACAAGATTTTGGTATACATCTTGGCTTAGCCTATATTGCAACTGTATGCATACCTGGTATGGAATGTGGAGTGGAAAGTCTCATGAATGATTATCTGTTTGATTTTTCACTTACTACTGCACATGAGGTGGGTCATAATCTGGGTATGTTCCATGATGTATGGATATGTCAATGTGGGCAACGCCGTTGTATAATGTCTGAAGAACAATCAGATGGCACAAGATTCAGCAACTGCAGTTACGCTTATATGTGGGAAAACTTTCCATTTATGAACTGTTTGCGCAATGCACCGAAACAAATGGACATCTTCAGGGGGAATGTCTGTGGGAATGGTGTAGTTGAAGAAGGAGAGGAGTGTGACTGTGGACCCCCAATTTTGTGTTCAAACAATCCATGTTGTTCAGTAAGTTGCACTCTGAAAAATGGGGCTGAATGTGCCTCTGGGCTTTGTTGCGAAGACTGCCTTCTCTTGCCACCAGGTCAAGTGTGTAGAGAAAATGTCAGTGAGTGTGATCTTCCAGAATGGTGCAATGGCACCTCACCTGAGTGTCCAGAGGATGTGTATGTGCAGGATGGGGTCCGTTGCAGGGGCAGTGGCTATTGCCATGAGAAGAGATGCAATGCACGTGATGAACAGTGCAGACAGATCTTTGGCAAAGAATCCAGGAGTGCACAGGAGAGTTGCTACACAGAAATGAACAGCCGAGGTGACCGCTTTGGCAACTGTGGTATCATTGATGACCACTATGTTATGTGTAACATATCAGATTTCCTCTGTGGAAGAGTTCAGTGTGAGAATGTGAAAGAAATTCCCTCTTTGAGAGGTCACACTACTGTGCATTGGATGGACTTCAATGGTGTGACCTGCTGGGGTACCGACTATCATTTTGGGATGACTGTACCAGATATTGGCGATGTGAAAGATGGCACAGAGTGTGGTAATGGACAAGTGTGCATACACCGGAAGTGTGTCTCTATGTCATTGTGGGCAAGTGATTGTTCACCAGAGACCTGTGATAGGAAAGGGATCTGCAACAACAAACACCACTGCCATTGTGACCCTAACTGGGAGCCCCCGAACTGCACAGAAAAAGGCTATGGAGGGAGTGTTGACAGTGGCCCACCCCCtgggaaaataataatgaagagaATTAGGCCAAAGAAGAATTTCCCTGcaccacttatttttttatttccattttgtctttTGATGTTGATTgtgttacttttgtttttgtcgAACCTATAAACAACACctaagaaagaagagggaaatgtgCAACCTTCACCTGAGATGGAATAGCTGTGTGTTCAAACTTACCCTTTACTTGACAAAGAAGAGCTCAATATATAAACTTTACCTGAGATAGAAGagcaaaatttttacattttcaaaaaataattccaaTCCTCAGTGAAATTTCCCATGCATTAACATTTATTATCCTGGAAGTAGAAATGTTACTGCAAATGTTAGAAACCACTGTCAGGAAGGTCCAGAGATCATTGCTTCAAGATCATAAGCATTCACCATAATACATGTAATTAATAACAGTTTCCTACTTATCATTATTTCAAGCAATTTTAGTaggttttctaatttcttttattggatactggagattgaattcaggggcactcagccactgagccacatccccagccctattttgcattttcttaagacacagggtctccctgagttgcttggcaccttgctttggctaaggctggctttgaacctgcaatccttttgccttagcttcccaaactgttgggatttcatgtgtgcaccactgctcccgtgctgatttcaatattttttaatgtttactgcactggggattgatttcagagctttgcacatgctaggcaaccattCTACCACCAAATATTAGTCTTAGTGGTTTATTGTTCATGGAAATACTTCTTTGTGTTTCTTGAGCCTACTGCACGATTAgatcaagtgtgtgtgtgtgtgtgtgtgtgtgagagagagagagagagagagagagagagagagagagagagagagagagagagagtgtactCCCCATCTCTCATCACTCTGCTGTGTCACAGGGAGAGAGGAAACTCAGAAATCACACCTCTTTGCAGTCCTTAGCAGTTTCTGTCCTTGGGGGAGCCACAGGGAGACTGGATACCTGTGAGAACTGCTTGAAGTTTGCATCAGCATCATCTCACTTTGAGTTTTCATCTAAAAATCAGCTGCAGTAGTTTTCAGTCTGCACATTATTCCTATGTATATTTAGGAACTTCCAGAAGCAAAAGTATCATCAGCCCCAGAGATATAGCCCCAAAGCTACCAAACAACTTATCCTCAGAGCCCTGGGTCCTGGTTCTCTGAGGCCTCTGCCAGATTCCAGAGGTTCCAGCACCAACTTGGCTGTACCTGTCCTCAGAGGTTGGGGTCCTAGAATCATAGAACCTATTCCCAAGATCTGGGCTTGAAGATCTGACCTCTTCCCATTGATCTCCAGTCCTCATGGTGACAGCTATGCCTTCTACTTAGTAACTTGTGGTTATTTCAGGAGTGTGGTTTCTTGTTTTGTGACTGAATTCTGGGGGCTATAAAACTTACCTTGGTATGATGGAGAACACAGGAAGGAGTCAGacatcagagattttttttttaaccactgccCTTTACCCCCTTGGGGAAAAGATCTAAACTTAGGGAGAATGTCTTTGTAATCTCTAAACAAGACAATAGCAGTTGCCACACAATTTCTTTGCGTCTTTGATTACAAAATAGGATGAAGAAGTTATTTACAATTTTTGTATGTAGGATGGAATAAGTCTTggcaaattttgttttctctgggGAAAAAGACCTAGAGGTCTCCAATGAAACCTTCAAAACCATACTTTGAGGTCATCAGAGAGCTGGGGAGGCAAGGAGGACTCAATGAACTAAATTTTCCAACTGGAACACAATTGTGAAGTGAGTTGAGTATCGACAGGAATTCTTTTCTCTGGAGAACTAGTGAATGCTGGATGTGAATGGAGGAGGAAGTTTGGCCCCATAGGAGGACAGGAACTCTGCTGAGAAGCAGAGGGACTCCAGTCCTCTTAGTTACTTCCCAGGCCTGCATTCATAAAGTAAACATTTGGGGGACTTCCACTGGTAATCATTTTCCCCAAAGTCTCTTCTGCATTGTGAGATGTTGGTGAGCTACTCTGAAATTTCTAAAAGGCATATTTTCCTAAATCCATGTTACATTTTGTACACAAGACACAGCGAAGTGGCTTGTCTCAAGCACATTCAGTTTTTCCATTAAGACACTTAATTGGATTCTGGCCTTTCATTTCACAGAAGGCTGAAGAGGTAGACTGTGAACATTTGGATTGTAGAGATTGATCCCCATAATCCTTCAAAGCGTAGCATTTGTGTCATGTACACTCCCAAGTGAAAGTCGAGCAGGTCCATATCTGAGCAGTGCTCTATAAGTAAAGATTAGTCCAAGATTTATTGAAAACCTGTCACCTCTGGCCTAGCTTAATCCATGATTGATTTAAGTAATTAGCTCCTTAGTCCATCTTCCCAACCCAGGAAATGGGAAATTGTAGTGGAGCCCTTGGTGATTCAATGTATAATTACCAACATACAGCGAAATATTTTTACACTTGCTGTTATGGTTCAAATGTCTGttccaaaattcattttgaaatttcattgtCACTataatggtatttggaggtgagtCTTTCTGAGGTGTTTAGGCAGGACCATCAAGACAGATTAAAGCCTTCATTAAGGGAGTGGTACAGTTATCACAGGATTGCCTTTCTCATAAAAGCAATCTCCTTCTCTCTCGCATCAATTCTGTCCTTTCCATCTGTCATCATGGATTGATGCACCAGGAAGGCCTCATCACATGCAGCCTTCAATCAATAATTTCACAACTTCTGGAATCATgagcaataaatttattttctctgtaaattaCCCAATTTTTAGTATTATGTGATAGCAGCAGAAAATAGGCTAAAATCTATGGTAAAAGGAAAAAACCTGACTTGCTAttagagcatttttttaaaaaaatggagtaaGGAGATAAAAGAACAAACTCTTAGAAGTTCCAAAATGATTCAGAATGTAGAGAAACAATACATGAGTCTATGATCATgattaatatatgttaaaataggagaatatgtacaaaatgtaagaaaatgtagAATATCTTCAGTGAATTAGGGATTATCTAATTGATATTTTCCAACTCAAAATTATTGTAAATAGAACTCAGTAGATCAGTTGAACGGTTGATTGGACAGTCAGATATACAAAATCACTTAACTGGAAGACATGTCAGTTTAAAAATATCCgtaataaagcataaaaaaaggCCCATGAAAGaaagtatatgaaatatttaaaaaattatttgattcctAGTATTGGAGTCCAAGAAAGTAAAAGGGAATTCAATGCAAGTAATGTTCAAAGAACTGTTTgtcaatgttcttttttaaattgaagtaagAATCCATCCCAGTCCTCCATATTGGATTATATATTTCTCAGAGACATTTttagcttttcttctttctttaaattgtgTCCTCTCTAATGATATATCTTCAAGTTTGCTCGTTTTTTCCTTGCTTATTCAAATCTTCTGCAGATCTCCtctagattttgaaaaaaattcccacatccttgccaacacttattgttacttgcatttttgataattgccattctgactgtagtgagatgaagtctccgtgtagttttaatttgcatttcccaaattacagatttttgaacattttttcttgaccatttgtatttctttttctgtgaagtgcctgttcagttcctttgcccatttattaattgggttatttatttttattggttattttatttttgttgttgttgttgttaaattttgagttctttgtatatcctagagattaatgttctatctgtgGAACAGGTGGTCAAGATTTTCTCACATATGTAGGCTCTATGTTCCtgctctttattgtttcctttgctttgaagaagctttttagtttgtttccatcccttttattgattcttgattttactttttgtacttTCAGAGTCTTATTCAGGAAGTCTGTTCTTGAGCCCACAAGATGGAGATTTGTGCCtacgttttcttctagtaggcacagggtctctgatctaatgcctagatccttgatccactttgtttggagtt
This portion of the Urocitellus parryii isolate mUroPar1 chromosome 14, mUroPar1.hap1, whole genome shotgun sequence genome encodes:
- the LOC113183213 gene encoding disintegrin and metalloproteinase domain-containing protein 25-like, with translation MAVGEALVHMRITVLQLYLGILLFLSEWVQIGHSQHYSPPEVVIPLRITGTHRVMRPPEWISYSLHFGGKKHIVHMKAKKLLVSKPFSVFTYTDQGALHEDHPFVQSDCYYHGYVEGDPESLVALSACLGGFQGMLEIHDNVYEIKPRRFSTTFEHLVYKMRREKTQLQPHRCGLTEEELARQLTLQRSDNSNLKQSGYEGWWTHTWYLETVLVVDYQRFLYKRSNVSLVVQEAFVILNNVHSLLSKLDVNLSLLGIEVWNEKNFIKVTNNIFRLLDEFCNWKRISLESRKKHDLVHFWAKQDFGIHLGLAYIATVCIPGMECGVESLMNDYLFDFSLTTAHEVGHNLGMFHDVWICQCGQRRCIMSEEQSDGTRFSNCSYAYMWENFPFMNCLRNAPKQMDIFRGNVCGNGVVEEGEECDCGPPILCSNNPCCSVSCTLKNGAECASGLCCEDCLLLPPGQVCRENVSECDLPEWCNGTSPECPEDVYVQDGVRCRGSGYCHEKRCNARDEQCRQIFGKESRSAQESCYTEMNSRGDRFGNCGIIDDHYVMCNISDFLCGRVQCENVKEIPSLRGHTTVHWMDFNGVTCWGTDYHFGMTVPDIGDVKDGTECGNGQVCIHRKCVSMSLWASDCSPETCDRKGICNNKHHCHCDPNWEPPNCTEKGYGGSVDSGPPPGKIIMKRIRPKKNFPAPLIFLFPFCLLMLIVLLLFLSNL